A portion of the Dethiosulfovibrio faecalis genome contains these proteins:
- the mnmE gene encoding tRNA uridine-5-carboxymethylaminomethyl(34) synthesis GTPase MnmE — translation MFGDTIAAISTAWGDAGISIIRMSGPDAFDFAGSLVRTLTPPDKMKYRIMYNGSLLDESGGSIDQVLLVLFQAPKSYTGEDLAEIHCHGGSLVAQRCLERCLQKGCRHADPGEFTRRAYENGRLDLSQAEAVNGIIHARSNEALRAANRTLQGELSRFVREIYDELLGLSAELEVGIDFPEEDVPYIEDQDVSDRMETLIQDLGDLLDRCTTGYLLREGIRVALIGRPNVGKSSLLNSLLRESRAIVTSIPGTTRDVIEEVFTHRGIPLRLMDTAGLRETPSDEVEAMGIERTTKAIDESDVILWILDGSEPLEIPDRSLAGKLSGKPHIVALNKSDLPKAFDETDIAKLLPESWVIRISAQEKRGLEELKEAIVDLVSGTGTLDAGLNATARQVEEIRVAIESLADGKGALDSYSDQTLAASSIREARSALERLLGLQDDEALLDLVFSRFCVGK, via the coding sequence ATGTTCGGAGACACCATAGCAGCAATCTCCACGGCATGGGGGGACGCAGGCATCTCGATAATTCGGATGTCCGGCCCCGATGCCTTCGATTTCGCCGGGTCCCTCGTAAGGACCCTTACCCCGCCGGATAAGATGAAGTACAGGATTATGTACAACGGATCGCTCCTGGACGAGAGCGGAGGTTCCATCGATCAGGTGTTGCTCGTCCTCTTTCAGGCTCCCAAGAGCTACACCGGCGAGGACCTGGCGGAGATACACTGCCATGGCGGAAGCCTGGTGGCACAGAGATGTCTTGAGAGGTGTCTCCAGAAAGGCTGTCGTCACGCCGATCCGGGAGAGTTTACCAGGAGAGCCTACGAAAACGGCCGACTGGACCTTTCCCAGGCGGAGGCGGTAAACGGCATAATCCACGCCCGCAGCAACGAGGCGTTGAGGGCGGCCAACAGGACGCTCCAAGGGGAGCTATCCCGGTTCGTCCGAGAGATATACGACGAGTTGCTGGGGCTATCCGCCGAGCTGGAGGTAGGCATAGACTTTCCCGAGGAGGACGTTCCCTACATAGAGGATCAGGACGTCTCCGACAGAATGGAGACCCTTATTCAGGATCTGGGAGACCTGTTGGATCGCTGCACCACCGGTTACCTCCTGAGAGAGGGGATAAGGGTCGCCCTGATCGGGAGACCCAACGTCGGGAAATCCTCTCTCCTCAACTCCCTGCTCAGGGAGAGCAGAGCCATCGTGACCTCCATACCGGGAACTACCAGAGACGTGATAGAGGAGGTCTTCACCCACAGAGGCATCCCTCTGAGACTGATGGACACGGCAGGACTAAGGGAAACCCCGTCCGACGAGGTCGAGGCCATGGGGATAGAGAGAACTACCAAGGCGATAGACGAATCGGACGTGATCCTATGGATATTGGACGGAAGCGAGCCCCTGGAGATACCGGACAGGTCTCTGGCAGGAAAGCTATCGGGAAAACCCCACATAGTAGCCCTGAACAAATCCGATCTGCCCAAGGCCTTCGACGAGACGGATATAGCGAAGCTCCTTCCTGAATCCTGGGTAATAAGGATATCGGCACAGGAAAAGCGGGGACTTGAGGAGCTGAAGGAGGCCATAGTGGACCTGGTATCGGGAACGGGGACCCTAGACGCGGGACTCAACGCGACTGCCAGGCAGGTAGAGGAGATAAGGGTAGCCATCGAATCCCTGGCGGACGGAAAGGGAGCCCTGGACTCCTATTCGGATCAGACCCTGGCCGCCTCAAGCATCAGGGAGGCCCGATCGGCCCTGGAGAGACTATTAGGACTCCAGGACGACGAGGCTTTGCTCGACCTCGTGTTCTCTCGATTCTGTGTCGGAAAATAA
- a CDS encoding PLP-dependent aminotransferase family protein: MSDTIQGLLSQSARGIKPSPIREMFHLIRKPGMISFAGGMPDPDIFPVEQFHQGADILLEEGRDILQYGVTEGYTPLKEFLSRWTAPKMGREPSMNEILITSGSSQVADLLTRATVDRGDYVVCEETSFLGNTINMYNQGANFLTIPCDENGMLVDKISDAVDQARSEGKKVKFIYTIPNFHNPLGCTLSLERRKELVAVAKDKGLIILEDDPYGCVRFEGDELPTLYSLDDAGLVLYAGSFSKILAPGTRVAWAIGPKDLIRTMTVFKQGVDTCTSVVAQALVYKYCQSGNLDAFLPKIVSHYRAKRDAMEAAFAKYLPKEEVEYVTPKGGFFYWLTTPNIRAEDLFQRCLEKKVAFVCGAPFFPNGGGEHSFRMCFTFASPEETDRGIKAMGEAMRELLAEKG; the protein is encoded by the coding sequence ATGTCCGATACGATCCAAGGCCTTTTGAGCCAGTCCGCAAGGGGAATAAAGCCGTCGCCCATAAGGGAGATGTTCCATCTGATAAGAAAACCGGGAATGATCTCCTTCGCAGGAGGCATGCCCGATCCCGACATCTTCCCGGTGGAACAGTTCCACCAGGGAGCGGACATTCTACTGGAGGAAGGCCGGGATATCCTCCAGTACGGGGTCACGGAGGGCTACACCCCTCTCAAGGAATTCCTGTCCCGTTGGACCGCGCCCAAGATGGGCAGAGAGCCTTCGATGAACGAGATACTCATAACGTCTGGCTCCAGCCAGGTAGCCGACCTCCTCACCAGGGCCACGGTAGACAGAGGAGACTACGTCGTCTGCGAGGAGACCTCGTTCCTGGGCAACACCATAAACATGTACAACCAGGGAGCGAACTTCCTTACCATACCCTGCGACGAGAACGGAATGCTGGTAGACAAAATCTCCGACGCAGTGGACCAGGCCAGATCGGAAGGCAAGAAGGTCAAGTTCATCTACACCATACCCAACTTCCACAACCCCCTGGGCTGTACCCTGTCGCTGGAGAGGAGAAAAGAGCTGGTCGCCGTCGCCAAGGACAAGGGGCTCATAATCCTCGAGGACGATCCCTACGGCTGCGTCAGGTTCGAGGGAGACGAACTGCCCACCCTCTACTCCCTCGACGACGCCGGGTTGGTCCTCTACGCCGGGTCGTTCTCCAAGATACTTGCCCCGGGAACCAGGGTAGCCTGGGCTATAGGCCCTAAGGACCTCATAAGGACCATGACCGTATTCAAACAGGGTGTGGACACCTGCACCAGCGTGGTGGCCCAGGCACTGGTCTACAAGTACTGCCAGTCGGGCAACCTCGACGCCTTTTTGCCCAAGATAGTGTCCCACTACAGGGCGAAAAGAGACGCTATGGAGGCGGCTTTCGCAAAATATCTTCCTAAGGAAGAGGTAGAGTACGTTACCCCCAAGGGAGGCTTCTTCTACTGGCTCACGACCCCCAACATCAGGGCGGAAGACCTCTTCCAGAGGTGTCTGGAGAAAAAGGTCGCCTTCGTATGCGGCGCTCCGTTCTTCCCCAACGGAGGGGGCGAACACAGCTTCAGGATGTGCTTCACCTTCGCCTCGCCGGAGGAGACCGACCGAGGGATCAAGGCCATGGGAGAGGCCATGAGGGAGCTACTGGCCGAAAAAGGGTAA